Proteins from a genomic interval of Bos mutus isolate GX-2022 chromosome 15, NWIPB_WYAK_1.1, whole genome shotgun sequence:
- the TRIM66 gene encoding tripartite motif-containing protein 66, with the protein MVRNCSECKEKRAAHILCTYCNRWLCSSCTEEHRHGPAPGGPLFSRTQKGSPGVNGGSGDFALYCPLHTQEVLKLFCETCDVLTCHSCLMVEHKEHRCRHLEEVLQNQRMLLESVTTQVAHKKSSLQTSAKQIEDRIFEVKHQHRKVENQIKMAKMVLMNELNKQANGLIEELEGITNERKRKLEQQLQSIMVLNRQFEHVQNFINWAVCSKTSIPFLFSKELIVFQMQRLLETNCNTDPGSPWSIRFTWEPNFWTKQLASLGCITTEGGQLSRADTPAYGGLQGPSSFYQSHQSPVAQQETLSHPSHKFQSPAICSSSVCCSHCSPVSPSLKGQVPPPSIHPVHSFRQPSEMVPQQLGSLQCSMLLPREKELPCNPHPPKLLQPWLETQPPAEPESTPQRLGQQLTSQPVCIVPPQDVQQGAHAPPTLQTPSIQVQFGHHQKLKLSHFQPPPQQQLPLPPPPPPPPQQQPPPPLPPSQHLASSQHESPPGPTCSQNMDIMHHKFELEEMQKDLELLLQAQQPSLQLSQTKSPQHLQQTIVGQINYIVRQPAPVQSQSQEDTVQAADEPPAPEGPKPTLPLDKNTAANLPQASGEETPHSVPPLDSAIQHSSPNVVRKHSTSLSIMGFSNTLEMELSSTRLARTLEPQMQSTSSLTAAPPQVMPQVVPSLLSGPPPTMSSLASGQNQAVPSLTASHLPAMPSLVHGPPQSMPSLMSDPSPAIASLASDHSQAGPNLMSGPTHTVPSLATCPLQSVLPASDVQPETGSGCSPGSGRTAGGLCPGDGTDPSLGNALCKMESEDSTRFTDSLGQGPTAAALDASKDLSIPSDLEEPINLSVKKPALVPVVNTSVALQQYRSPKEYENFEQGALGLNTKGNQSIRPFSNEPKIPYVRLERLKICAASSGEMPVFKLKPQKNDQDGSFLLIIECGAESSSMSIKVSQDHLPDAIQAPNLGGRKVTVTSLAGQQPPEVESASPEEHRLIPRTPGAKKGPPVPIENEDFCAVCLNGGELLCCDRCPKVYHLSCHLPALLSFPGGDWVCTLCRSLTQPEVEYDCENARFSQPGVRAPPGLSIYDQKKCEKLVLSLCCNSLSLPFHEPVSPLARHYYQIIKRPMDLSIIRRKLQKKDPAHYTTPEEVVSDVRLMFWNCAKFNYPDSEVAEAGRCLEVFFEGWLKEIYPEKRFAQPQQEDSDSEEVSNESGYSTPQGFPWPHYMQEGIQPKRRRRHMENERAKRVSFRLANSISQV; encoded by the exons GAGTGAATGGTGGTTCTGGAGACTTCGCCTTGTACTGTCCTCTACACACGCAGGAAGTTCTCAAGCTGTTTTGCGAGACCTGTGATGTGCTTACATGCCATAGCTGCCTCATGGTGGAACACAAAGAACACAG GTGCAGACATCTTGAAGAAGTTTTGCAAAACCAGAGGATGCTTCTGGAAAGTGTGACTACACAGGTGGCACATAAGAAATCCAGTCTACAGACATCTGCAAAGCAAATTGAGGACAG GATTTTTGAGGTGAAGCACCAGCACAGGAAGGTGGAAAACCAGATCAAAATGGCCAAGATGGTTCTGATGAATGAACTGAACAAACAGGCCAATGGGCTCATAGAGGAGTTGGAG GGCATCACTAATGAGAGGAAGCGGAAGCTGGAGCAGCAGTTACAGAGCATCATGGTTCTCAACCGCCAGTTTGAGCACGTGCAGAATTTCATTAACTGGGCTGTCTGCAGCAAAACCAGCATCCCTTTCCTTTTCAGCAAAGAGCTG ATTGTGTTTCAGATGCAGCGATTGCTGGAGACAAATTGCAACACAGACCCTGGCTCCCCTTGGAGTATCAGATTCACTTGGGAGCCTAACTTCTGGACCAAGCAGCTGGCTTCCCTAG GCTGTATAACTACTGAGGGTGGACAGCTGTCCCGGGCAGATACTCCTGCTTATGGAGGCTTACAGGGACCATCATCTTTTTACCAAAGCCACcagtccccagtggctcagcaagaGACTCTCAGCCATCCCTCGCACAAGTTCCAGTCTCCAGCAATCTGTTCCTCCTCCGTGTGCTGCTCCCACTGCTCCCCAGTCTCACCCTCCCTCAAAGGCCAGGTCCCCCCACCCAGCATACACCCGGTGCACAGCTTTAGGCAGCCCTCCGAGATGGTACCCCAACAGCTGGGCTCCCTGCAGTGCTCCATGCTGCTGCCCAGGGAGAAGGAACTGCCCTGCAATCCTCACCCGCCAAAGCTGCTTCAGCCCTGGCTGGAAACCCAGCCCCCTGCGGAGCCGGAGAGCACACCCCAGCGGCTGGGGCAGCAGCTGACTTCACAGCCCGTGTGCATCGTTCCCCCACAGGATGTTCAGCAAGGAGCCCATGCCCCGCCCACCCTGCAGACACCCTCCATCCAGGTGCAGTTTGGCCACCaccagaagctgaagctcagcCACTTTCAGCCACCGCCACAGCAGCAGCTGCCActtccaccccctccaccccctccaccccaacaGCAGCCACCCCCGCCTCTCCCACCATCTCAGCATCTGGCCTCTAGTCAGCACGAGAGCCCCCCGGGGCCCACCTGTTCCCAGAACATGGACATAATGCACCACAAGTTTGAGCTGGAGGAAATGCAGAAGGACCTGGAGCTTCTCCTTCAGGCTCAACAGCCCAGCCTGCAGCTGAGTCAGACCAAATCGCCTCAGCATCTACAGCAAACCATCGTGGGGCAGATCAATTACATTGTGAGGCAACCGGCGCCCGTCCAGTCCCAGAGCCAAGAGGACACTGTGCAG GCTGCAGATGAGCCCCCAGCACCTGAAGGCCCAAAGCCGACTCTCCCTCTTGACAAGAATACTGCTGCTAACTTGCCCCAGGCATCTGGGGAGGAAACCCCTCACAGTGTCCCCCCACTGGACAGCGCCATCCAGCACTCCTCTCCGAATGTGGTGAGAAAG CACTCCACTTCTCTGAGCATCATGGGCTTTTCCAACACATTGGAGATGGAGCTGTCATCTACCAGGCTGGCGAGGACCCTTGAACCACAGATGCAGAGCACAAGCAGCCTGACAGCTGCCCCACCCCAAGTGATGCCCCAAGTGGTACCAAGCCTGCTGAGTGGCCCCCCACCAACCATGTCCAGCCTAGCGAGTGGTCAAAACCAGGCTGTGCCCAGCCTGACAGCCAGTCACCTGCCGGCCATGCCCAGCCTCGTGCATGGCCCACCCCAGTCCATGCCCAGCCTAATGAGTGATCCCTCCCCAGCCATCGCAAGCCTGGCAAGTGATCACTCTCAGGCTGGACCCAACCTGATGTCTGGTCCCACCCACACTGTGCCAAGCCTGGCAACCTGTCCTCTGCAAAGTGTGCTTCCAGCTTCTGACGTGCAGCCGGAGACCGGGTCCGGCTGCAGTCCTGGTTCTGGCCGAACTGCAGGGGGCCTGTGCCCTGGGGATGGAACTGACCCCTCCCTGGGGAATGCCTTGTGTAAG ATGGAAAGTGAGGATTCTACCCGCTTCACTGACTCTCTGGGACAAGGCCCTACAGCCGCTGCTCTGGATGCTTCCAAGGACTTATCTATCCCCTCAGACCTGGAGGAGCCAATTAACCTCTCTGTTAAAAAACCCGCACTGGTGCCAGTGGTCAACACATCTGTGGCCCTGCAGCAGTACCGGAGCCCAAAAG AGTATGAGAATTTTGAACAAGGAGCCCTCGGGCTGAACACAAAAGGGAACCAGAGTATCAG ACCCTTCAGTAATGAGCCCAAGATTCCCTATGTGCGCCTGGAGCGGCTCAAGATCTGTGCTGCCTCCTCGGGCGAGATGCCAGTGTTCAAGCTGAAGCCACAGAAGAATGATCAGGATGGGAGCTTCCTGCTGATCATCGAATGTGGTGCTGAGTCCTCCAGCATGTCCATTAAG GTCAGCCAGGACCACCTGCCTGATGCCATCCAGGCCCCAAATCTGGGGGGAAGAAAGGTCACTGTCACATCTCTGGCTGGGCAGCAGCCCCCAGAGGTGGAGAGTGCGTCTCCTGAAGAACACAGGCTCATTCCTCGAACCCCTGGAGCCAAGAAGGGGCCCCCAGTGCCCATAGAGAATGAGGATTTCTGTGCTGTCTGCCTCAACGGGGGGGAGCTGCTGTGCTGTGACCGCTGCCCCAAAGTGTACCACCTTTCCTGCCACTTGCCAGCCCTGCTCAGCTTCCCAGG GGGAGACTGGGTGTGTACTTTGTGCCGCAGCCTGACCCAGCCCGAGGTGGAGTACGATTGTGAGAATGCCCGCTTCAGCCAGCCTGGAGTGCGGGCCCCTCCTGGCCTGAGCATATATGACCAGAAG AAGTGTGAGAAGCTGGTGCTGTCCTTGTGCTGCAACAGCCTCAGCCTGCCCTTCCATGAACCTGTCAGCCCGCTG gCCCGACATTACTACCAGATTATTAAGAGGCCCATGGACCTGTCGATCATCCGGAGGAAGCTGCAAAAGAAGGACCCAGCTCACTACACCACCCCGGAGGAGGTGGTATCAGATGTCCGCCTCATGTTCTGGAACTGTGCTAAGTTCAATTAC CCCGACTCTGAAGTTGCAGAGGCAGGCCGCTGCCTGGAAGTGTTCTTTGAGGGCTGGTTGAAGGAGATCTACCCTGAGAAACGGTTCGCTCAGCCACAGCAGGAGGACTCAGACTCTGAGGAGGTGTCTAATGAGAGTGGGTATTCCACTCCCCAGGGCTTTCCGTGGCCCCACTACATGCAGGAGGGCATCCAACCCAAGAGGCGGCGGCGACATATG gagaATGAAAGAGCGAAACGAGTGTCGTTCCGCCTGGCCAACAGCATCTCCCAGGTGTGA